GATGTATCTACATGGAAATCCAGCCATGGAAACCACCCAATTGGTTAAAAAACTGAGCAAAAACTGAAGCAAGTATCCAGAGGGCGAAGCAAAGCACTCACATCGACCTGGCCCTTCTTGGCGACGCTGGGCCAGTCCTTGGCCGTGACGCCGCTCCTCCAATCGAACTCGAAGGTGACAGTGACGGGCGGCTTGTGGTCGGGCGCCCAGAAGCAGGCCAGGTAGTCGCCGGCCTCCGAGGCCGTGAAGGCGAAGTGCCCCGACTGCACGTTCTCCGAGAAGTGCATGCTGTTCCCGTACGGCGAAGTCACCTGCATCGACCAAAACCCAAACGCCGCCCAAATCAGCTAATAAATCGATCGCCCGCGTCGCGACGGCTTTCCCGGgtttcccccaaaccccaatTCGCGGTCGATTGCTTGGATTACTTACCCTGAGGGAGATGCGGTGGGATTCCGGGAGCGGGGCGTCGGGGTTGCTGGGGTCGGTCCCGACGACGTGGTACTTGCCGACGGCCATGGAGTCGACCTTGATCTCGTCGGAGATGCACTTGGTGTGGCCCGACTCGAGGTCGAACCGGAGGGCGcgggccgccggcgaggcagcgaggaggaggacagccAGGAGGGGCAGCCATCTGGGGGCCATGGCCGGAGATCGGGGCGGGAATCGGAGCAACCGAGCAAGGCCGGCTCACCGCGAGGTCACGAGGTGCTTTGGGTTTGGGGGGGAAGCAGAGAATACAGGATCGCAGGTTTGTGACGTCGAAGCGACTAAAAGTTGGGGGAGTAACTTGCGATCAATCTCTTTTTAACGATTAGTGGTCAATATGCTCGAATTGGGTCACTTGGAATTTTGAACACGTTTCAAACACATGAATTTCACTGtaagggagaaagaaaaattagGATTATACTAGCGTGTGACATCTTGAATCTTGTAAAGATTGTGAGAATATTTCATTGCTCCTAGGACACACATAAGAATCCATCTCTGCAAGTGGTTGGAGTTCAACAGAAATAGTTCTTGGGACTCCCATGAGTTAATATGTTTTTCAACGGCGCGACAAAACACAATATGGTGCCAATTTCTATGGTTTCCGATCATTCTTTTTCACATTCTTGTTTTTCTATATCATGCgaataaaaaatgtttctgGTGATATATTTTATGTTATTCTTGCTTTTTTATATCATGGGAATAAGTAATTTCCGTTCACATGGAGCCCTCTTACATTCAGCATGGTACTCCTTGTGATGACTCCTGCCTCATATTTATACTGTTTCAAATATTTGTATTTGTGGGATAACGGAGGTGTCAACCGTCCATTCACCTCCACCTTCAAAAGTACCAAATTCAAAATCTAGTACGTAGCATTCTAACAATAGTTAGACACTCTGTAAGAGGCTATGTCAGCATCCAGATACATGATAGACCCATGCTATTAGACCCTCTTACATTCAGAAAGATCATAGGTGTCATCGTCTTTCCTTTGATATTGGTCATGCTTTCCAGGGCATTAACCTAATCTAGCCCTATATATCACTCAACTGTAAAAAAATTAGCGAAGTTTAGCTCGTTCTTGGACTAATTCATCAGTCTGAATCTGAGTCCTCCATCTCCCACTGACGAGCATCTTTGGGTTCAGGATCAGCGACAGACTCCGGTTGACCAAATAGTGACGTGCTAAGCTTTGGACGGCGGCGTTTAGCAGCCTTGTCTTTAGGAGCTTCAGCCTGAAAGACAAGATATATGGTCAGAATTCAGTAAGCCCGGTAATAGTAAAAAGAGTGTAGACTACTTTGTAAAGCATAACTGACAGTTAATTCTGACTTCCCTATAAAATAATCGAGCCTGAACACATAGATAGTATGCTGATATTAGTTAGTAACACTCAAGACAAAACACCACTGAATTGACTCGTTTTATCGGATGAATGAACAACAAACCATATGTGCGGTGATTGGACGGCATATGCTACAAGTCAGGAACATGATTATACAACTATTGCTCGTgtatttttcatgaaaaacTACACTGTCATTTAGCTGTATTTGGCTTGCCGGACAAATGTAAAAGCTGAGCAGAGAGAATAATTGTTCAAATCAGTACAAAATGGGAGCGAAGATCAAACATGCACCTACCTGTGAAGAGTTCTTAGTTGATTGGCTGTGCTTGAACCATATTGTTCCCCATGAAATGCATGCACACAACAGCAAAGTTGGACCAACCCTTGGGTCAGTCAGGTACTCTCTGAAATTGAAGCCACTGTTTTGAACCCTCTCCTTTAAACTTTTTCCTGCTGAGCGGATACTTTTAGTACCACTTAACCATTCCTTGCGTGTTTCCTCGGGTAAAAGATCAGGTACCTTTGAAGTCTAGACAGAGAAAAAGGACACCACTGTGCATCAATAATTGTTGGAAGAATATTTGTACTTTGCACTAAGTTATTGCTCTGGAAATATTATCATCTGACAGTTCACTATCGGTGCCACAGCCAACTTAATATAGGATAAGCAAATTAAATGCTTAGATAGAAAGGGTATCACAGGCTCACAGCTATAATAAACTCATAAAGCGTACATATGTACTATCGACCAAATTATGGCGGCAGTTAGAAAAAGCCAGGCATACATTGTACACTAATTTGAACAACTATGAACAAGTCTAGGAACGGAATACAACGGCGTGTTCACTGTGACGCATGCTTTTCATAGTATTAGTATTCTTGAGTTCTCTCTTATTTTCTTCATCTtgtcatatactccctctttttcacaaaggttggcatattttgtttcgttaagacaagcctttgaccaagaattacactattaagatgtaagttatatgatacgaaaccatgatcattagcaagaacttctaaagacgaatccattgatataaatttcatgtatgaaaaaacacatatcaatagaaTTTTCATGggtcaaaaccttgtcttaacgaaacaaaatacgccaacctttgtgaaatggagggagtatttacaTAGAACAAATGTATATGTGGCCAgacaacacattttttttgagtAACTTTTCAGCAGAATTGGGTGAAATTTGAATATAAAACTTCAAAGTGTGCTACTAAAGAAAGGCAATATGCAATGCAGGCATCCTTATGGTGTTGTAGAAAAACTTAAGTTTGCACTCGCATCTAACTATTCCTGTCTCTGCTGGCAGCTAAAGCCCTTTGGTGTTCTTGCTGTTACAGTTAGTGTGAAAGTCtatatttcatttttcacATTAGTTTTCCCTTTGAGGTATGTAAAAGTTTTCAAAAGGGCTACTCAATCTCAACTTAGGAAACATACCCGAGGAAATTAAAAAAGAAGCACGCTTAAAGACACTTACAAAGTAAGGAATTTCTCTAATATCTCCATCTGTGATAATCTTAGAGATCCACCTCTTTATCTGCCAAAAGGCCCAAAACAGACGGAAGTACTTAAATGAAGTATTCAGGTTCTGTGTTGAGCTACATGATTTGACCATGTATTAATAAACTATTAAGATGCACACCTCTTGAATTTCATCTGGGCCGTTATACCTAGCCACTAGCTGGGAGGCATCAGCAGCATCCTGTCCCTGGAGAGTCTCGATAAGATTATTCTTTTTCTCAGCTTTCAACGCCTCGTATGTTGCATTCCTTTGGAAACGAACAATGAACACTTCAGGCTTATCATTATCATCTCCAAAGCCTCTAGGACCACAGGCTCCATTGAAATCAGTGGCAAGGTAGAAGGCACAAATTTTCTGCAAAAAGTGTAATGTTATCCAAGCATAAGTAAAAGAATATGTGCTTTGTTAAGAAGaaacacttgtttttttttttgattgtTGAGATTTGAGAATGACATGACTCAGCCATTTGCTGAAGATAGGGCCTGAAATGTTCCAAGTACTCCGGTTCCAGTGATGTAAATCACAATTCAGTGTAGAACATCATCAAACATTGTAGAGCTTTGATAATATACAGAGACTCTGAGAAGGACGTTTCACTTGGTGAAAAATGCTCTAAGGATTTGTAGCTAATAAGCACTTACAAGAACATGATAATAGATAAGCTTCTTGGTGGAAAATGCTTCCTTCTAGCAGAGATTAATCATGAAGATAGAGGGGTATGTTGTGTGATAAAAGAACCAAAACATAGATAAGCTTTTTGCATATACAGGGGAACTACATCccaatatttaaaaaaaaaaatcaaagagcCATTCACTACATGCACACATGGTCTTTGCAAACCATATTACCCAAGAGGCCTTCTTGAATCAGACCAAGTACTGTTCTACTCACTAGATGCTAGACCCTAGGCTGCAAGGCAGCAATATAGTAGTTCACAGTAAGATTATAAGACCTGGAATCCTGGATATTATGTGGTAATAAAACCCATGAAACACATCTTTATCTAAGTAAAAGCAGATAAGTATGCCCGTGCCTCAACTAATTCAGGAAAGCAGAGAAAGCTATTCTAGCAGCAGCCAATGGTTACTGTAAATTGTATAGTTTCCTTTATATCTAATAGTTACTGGTGATTTGGTAATATAATTTCCTTTGaggtttcctttttcctttctatcAGAAAACTATTCATTATGCTCTAAGTTGTTGATAAATAATGCTAAATACGTGGGTTTCAAAGCATCTCCTGCAAATTTTGAAGAGTGCATAATTACAAAACATGCTGCTCTCAATTTTGAGGTAAGGAAAAATAGTGGAGAAGGCACTGTGTTACCAACATTATATGTGAATAGAACAACTCACTACTACTAAGAAACTGGACACTGTTGCAAATACAGATTATTTGGAACCAATAAGATAAAAGCATGACTGCAAGAACAAATAGAAGTGCTacttaaaaaaagaacacgTGGCCTTGGGGGGCTCATGACACCAAACAGCAGATACAGCACCAGAAGCTCAGAAAAAATGCATgtagaaaaatgaaatttaTGAAGCAGTCTACCTTCTGTAGTTCTCCATCTAACCAGACAAAGGTCAACCTGTCATCTTTTAAGGCAGTTGCAGCACTTGACACATCTACTAAATCATTCGCACTCCCAGTAGTACTTGCATCAACAGAACTGATTAGTTGGTCTTGAGCCTTCCGCAAAATCTAAAGAAGTTTCCAATTCCAAGAATATTATAAGTTAGCAAACTAACAGTGACGATAAAAAGAAGATTCAGTAGATATAAACTCCACCAAGTTGCTCAGCAATAGAAACTTACCTGTCTCTTGTTACTTAGTTCTACACCAGGACGCCCAGCAACAATTACACAATACCATATCATTGTGTCTTCTTTTCTAGCACGCGAGTGGCCTCTAGCATCACAACCCAGTTCCAAAGATGTGTCACTTCTTAGCTGCGGCAGTTCTAATCaacagaagaaagaaattagtgtactgaaaaaaaaatgcttaatGTAAAGAAGGCACATAAAATATAGCATGGCCATTTGGTTTACTGCTGCGCAAACAAGGTTTAACAGTACCTTGGTGCTTGTGCTCCTTCATTATCTCTGTGAACTCTGACTTACTAAAAGTTCCTGAATTGGAAGAAAACAATCAGTATGACTCCACTGCGTAAAATCAAAAGACTGGGAAAGAAACTTGCCATGGTATACAACAGGCTTGGCGCCTGGTCCCTTCAAGAAAACAATTGCAGGAGCCGATTCCACTCCTAACCTAATCAGGAAGAGACATGAAAGTACTAATGAACAAGATTTCATAAATTAAATTAATCATGTATACAGATGAAAATTAGGTTTTCTTatttaagcaaaaaaaaaagatgttttaCTTCACTAAAACGTACTAAAACAGTTAATCAATCTGGAAGCCACGTTTTATACCGCCAGGTGACTATCTACTATTTCAGCATGTAGTGTTCATTTTGTTAACCCTAACTTTCTGTACAAGTAATTAAGCATAGCGAAATTGCTCAAGATTACTTGTCCCGTATCATGCAATATTCATGAATACACACATTTCACATTTATTTATGCCATGAAGTCAAGTTAGTTTCTTCATCCACATGGATTAGCTCACTAGTTAATCAAGACAATATCTTGGCTAAATATCCGCTAGTAGCCTTATGTATGACTACCATAATCAATTTACTGGAAATATGAACCTATAGTGAATAAAGATCCAAATGGTGTGAAATGTGTCTTTGCAATTTGCATACTTGGTGAGCCCGCGAAGATGGAAGAGGTTTAAATGCTTAGGAGCACCAAACAACTGACGAAATTTTCACATAGTTGTTAAAACGTCATTCACTAGCAACAGTTATAACACTACTAATACAACACAGGCACAAATAAGAAATAATAGCAAGTGTACATAAAGAACGTACGAATTCCACCAAATCTGTGATTCCTCTTCTCTCCATAGGACAAATGCAAATGACGCATAGCTTGAATACTCTTGAGCAGCTTGGCGAAGGAATGGAAGAGCACGCTCCCCGGTgcttgaaaaaaatataaccTTGACCTATGTGATCACATGCAAAGAATGTCATGACTGATTATGACTAGTATGTGTCAAAGTGTTTGTCTGTCTCGACTGCATGTGCGCACGTGTGTAGAATTACGATGGTTCCCTCAGAAAATAACATAATTATATGCTCCAGTGTAGATTGAAAAGGGTGATAGTAATACATAAATCAAATTGCAACAGATGCACTAGCATATGCATGCCAGAAGAGACATCAAATCAAATGTACCTTATGAGGGCCAGTCTTCCCAATGAACTGGGGCCCCTGAAATGATATCAGCTCTGCATTAGAGGCGTAATCCCTCTCAGATAAAAGCCTATCTAATGAAAGTGCAATTGCAGAAAAATAACAACGGGCAGTGCAGCAATTTATGAAGCAGCAAGAATCATGCATAGAGGAGTGTACTCATTGGCAATTGTACTTGTACCTCCATAGGTTTAGGGTCATCCAATTTAAATCGAGTAATGATGCCATAACATCAGGAATCACAGTTGcaaataaacaaatgaaatTAGGCCTGAAATCCACAAACTAGGAAAGCATAGCTCTGCTAGTCGAGCTAGTATGGCATAAtgacaaatgtatctcacaaAGCAGCCAAGAAGGCGATTTCATAAATAACATTCAGTAGATCTGCACTCCATCGAACTTTATTCCATCAGTTAACAAAAATTGTTTAACTGTTGTACTATTGGTAGCTGCTTGTGACTTGGTATGATTATTTAGAACAATCAcagaaatacaaaaaaaaaactgaatcaCAAAACTCACCAATGTCTCCTTTGAATAGTACAAGATCCGAGGTAAGCCAACAATTGATGATGCCACCCAGTCAACAACAGAATCCACAGATAGCTCACCTGGGTACCTAGGTGCGTAAAATTACAAGTCGTAAAAGAATTAGTTAACAGGAATAGATGATACACACTTATTATTTCTTTAATCGACACTTGACATCTGACTAGAATAGTCACCTCATGTAACAGGATGGACTTCTGCAGTTAGCAGGATATGCAACAAGAGCTGGTATACCTACATGTGTAGAATGAATATATAGTAAAAGAACATACAACGGcacaaatattttgttttgtctttACCATAATACAAAGGACATGTAATTAATCCAACTACTAAAAATTAATATGTACATTTTGAGGCAAACTTATAGGCAGTTTTGAGTTGATGCTCATTCAGTTGAAAAGAAAACTATCAATTCTTGGTATGGAATGATGAACCTGCCAGTAATGTCAAATACACTTTGGCTTCCACATTATAACCAGTAGCAAATCAGGTTCATCGTATTAAATTCCCTCAGTGACCTAGTTTTACCAACTCTGAACCTATTCAATTTGATATAACTCTCTGGAACTAACAACGCCCAAAATAAGCATCTCTAATTCTCTATGTGCTACACCTGCACTGATAACATCTGTGATACTTACTTCTGTGCAATCATATTATGATTAAAAGGGCATGTTATCTTGACATACCATTGCGAAAAAATGGTTGTTTAGAGAAccttttttctgcaaaatgccCAGCCAATTGCACATCACCAAGTTCTATCATAGCAGTGTTGGCCAGACCATCCAATCGAGTGTCTGGATcatgaaatatatattttgtcaGGAACAAAATGGAAGACAAGGTATATTCAGCTCACATAGCGAGAGTTCCtctatagattttttttttcaattgttAGAGAGAAGCTGCACTTATGTTGAGAACACCAGATTATTTGGAAAAAGAATGGAAGAGGCAATCAACTCGACTGTCAAAACATCCACAAAAGTATTGCTCAAAGATAATGGTTAAAATTCAGTTTAATACCTAACAAATGATCAAAATCTTAAATAACTAACTTGCCCGAAAGTAGCAAACTTCATGTCAGCAAAAACACTTATGTAAACAAATCTAGTCAAACAAGTAACACGAATATGATTGTTTTCATATATAATTATTTATGTGTGACATGCCAATTAAAAGAAGATATGAacaatgcattttttttctagatctCGATTCTTACACATGCAATTTATCACAACCACAATTTTTACCCATCATCCTTAAATCATTAAATAATACCAACTGCTGTAGGAGGGATTGGACATAAAAATTCAATGCAAGTCTTTTCCTACGCAACGCTACTTTCAAGGAAGACCATCACTTCTGTTTTCCACATAGTGTCGAAATATGTTCTCAAAGGCAGAAATGCACAGAATGGTAACTAAGTCAACTTGATGAACATACCAATTTGCTTCCAGTACTCAATAAATTGAGCACAACGAGGACTGCCCTTTGAATAAACCTACACAGTAGAACAAGAAACATCTGATAGTCAGAAAACTCTTTCCAAATTCGGACAAAAAGACGCTCTCATGAATTATGCAAATATAATGTAAACACAACACTGGAAAGTTACAGTGACAGCATAAAGCCAATAGTGCCTTTTAACTTACCAGTATGAGCAACGGGTAATTTTCAGCAATAGCAGACAAGAATGACTCATATGTGAGTACATTGAAGGCATGATCTACAGAATCTATGAAATGGAGATGGTGTTATGTCAAACacagcaaaaaagaaacatcagTTCTAGTTTATCAGAAATTAGATGGACAGAACTTACGAACTGAAGAATCTTTTAACAATGGGAGATCTATTTTCAGAAAGTGCTCCTTTTGATATTGTTCTTTGACTCTCTCGAGGACATCCTACCATGATGTAAAAGAGCAACAAAGGGTTATACCAGAaaggaataaaagaaaagccCTTCCACACAGAAGCCAGCGagcagagagggagggagatcacCATATGCTGATCCAGACCGAAAAGATCATAATCCCGCTTCAAAATTGGATTTGTCAGCAGCTCATACGCATAACGGATCTGCATAAAACATCATAGAACTATGAAGTTGCTTATGCAAATCCTTAGCTAAAACTTTAAAAAGAACTACAGGAACCAAACAAATAGTGTTACAgatgtttttctaaaaaaaagtgtacAGATTACTAAAACAATAGTGTGCATAGAAAAATGATTAGCAGAACAAATATTGTCAGAATAAACAGTGTGCATAGCAAAATGAATAGCAGAACTAGTGCATGGAAAAATAAATAGCGGAATTTCTAAATAAGGTGCCTTTTTGCACTGGAAAAAATAGTTGCAAGCCTCATGCATACAACATGCAGAACTTTGGATGAAAATATCTTTGTATTTATCCATGAAACTTACAAAGGCTAGTAGACTGGATTATGGATTCTGATCTCACCTTTATAATATCAACAGTTGACTGGTGATTCGTTTCAGCAAGCCTGAGTTAACACCGAGAAAAAGATTATTATTGTTCTTTGCAAAAGAGTAAATGAAAGAACGAAAGCAAAGCATGGAAAGAGCCGAGAAGCATAActgacacacacacaaaaaaacggTTTAGGGTACAGAATCACGTGCAGGGCCTCATCAGTCATATGTCACCTAAACTAACTCCAGACTGTTGCCCGAAAATTGTTGTTCGCCCTCATGAGCTTGGTGCCAAAACACACACCAGCCTAAATGAGCTAGTGATAGACAAACAGCACCATTCCTTTACACTGTCTTACTAAGCCTCCTAGAAAATAGTATCTCAATAACAGACTCGAGGTGGGAAAAGAGAATAATTCTACATTATCACCAAGTTGAGAATTTAAAGCACAGTGAAGCACTGAACATGTCCAACAAGCAGCCTCCCATATACACAACAGATAAAACTAGACCAAATTTTGTGCTAACAAAGCTTTGAGAATTGTGATACAGTCCATCAACAAAGTACACAACACTAGCAAACTGGTAAGCTCCAGACAGATGCCCGGTCGCCACTATCACCACATCGCACAAAATTACAGTCTACTTCCCAAACAAGACCTCATGGGCTGCGCTTGCCAGTTGCTCACAACAGATACAGACCCAATCGAAGAAAGCACGGCGGAGAGTTAAAAGTCAGAAACCATCAGCAAAGTCTGTTCAATCGCGCTCACCACTCCTTGGAGAGCCGCTCGTAGGCCTCGACCACCCTCTCGACTGGCGCATACCTCTCGACTCCGAGCGCTGCACCCAAAAACAACCAATCAGGCAACGAATCTCAGGACGCGCCCGAATTGGGCGAAGGGGAAGAGCTGGGA
This is a stretch of genomic DNA from Brachypodium distachyon strain Bd21 chromosome 1, Brachypodium_distachyon_v3.0, whole genome shotgun sequence. It encodes these proteins:
- the LOC100831107 gene encoding transmembrane emp24 domain-containing protein p24delta9; protein product: MAPRWLPLLAVLLLAASPAARALRFDLESGHTKCISDEIKVDSMAVGKYHVVGTDPSNPDAPLPESHRISLRVTSPYGNSMHFSENVQSGHFAFTASEAGDYLACFWAPDHKPPVTVTFEFDWRSGVTAKDWPSVAKKGQVDMMELELKKLEDTIKAIHEEMYYLREREEEMQNMNRQTNSRMGWLGFLSLGICLSVAGLQLWHLKTFFERKKLL
- the LOC100831408 gene encoding uncharacterized protein LOC100831408, encoding MAIPEEVRRYWLPILFAAAGFLFQLLVLPKSFPPSHYDALGVERYAPVERVVEAYERLSKEWLAETNHQSTVDIIKIRYAYELLTNPILKRDYDLFGLDQHMDVLERVKEQYQKEHFLKIDLPLLKDSSVHSVDHAFNVLTYESFLSAIAENYPLLILVYSKGSPRCAQFIEYWKQIDTRLDGLANTAMIELGDVQLAGHFAEKRFSKQPFFRNGIPALVAYPANCRSPSCYMRYPGELSVDSVVDWVASSIVGLPRILYYSKETLGPQFIGKTGPHKVKVIFFSSTGERALPFLRQAAQEYSSYASFAFVLWREEESQIWWNSLGVESAPAIVFLKGPGAKPVVYHGTFSKSEFTEIMKEHKHQELPQLRSDTSLELGCDARGHSRARKEDTMIWYCVIVAGRPGVELSNKRQILRKAQDQLISSVDASTTGSANDLVDVSSAATALKDDRLTFVWLDGELQKKICAFYLATDFNGACGPRGFGDDNDKPEVFIVRFQRNATYEALKAEKKNNLIETLQGQDAADASQLVARYNGPDEIQEIKRWISKIITDGDIREIPYFTSKVPDLLPEETRKEWLSGTKSIRSAGKSLKERVQNSGFNFREYLTDPRVGPTLLLCACISWGTIWFKHSQSTKNSSQAEAPKDKAAKRRRPKLSTSLFGQPESVADPEPKDARQWEMEDSDSD